A part of Setaria viridis chromosome 8, Setaria_viridis_v4.0, whole genome shotgun sequence genomic DNA contains:
- the LOC117866694 gene encoding receptor-like protein EIX2: MAAVRFLLLQGTVLAWLLLILPMPSSSSLQAKSSNGRCITSERDALLSLKAGLSDPGNQLSSWQGEDCCQWKGVHCSNRTSHVVKLDLHGDRDSPYELGGEMSSSLVGLQHLQYLDLSCNNFSKMSSSLVGLQHLKYLNLSRNYFNSAIPKFIGSLKSLEYLDLSWAAFGGRVPPQLGNLSKLAYLDLNSNYGGLNSSSLYSDSLTWVSHLSLLKYLDMSSLHLSAAIDWIHGISSLPSLEVLHLSNSHLRNTNTILSHSNLTALKVLDIRWNSFHAAISPSWFWHIRTLTYLDLSSCGFQGPIPYEMGNMTSLEQVYIGDNNITSMIPPNLENLCNLKIMDLSWSNITGDIGDLMDRLPKCSWNKLYVLDFSDNKLGGNLPNWLQPLKNLSYLNLYGNNITGPLPLWIGGLNNLTILNLGSNRLVGEINEEHLEALTNLQVLQMSDNSLSMRVHSNWIPSFKLKVAGFRSCQLGPAFPSWIRWQTSIDVLDISNATIHDNVPDWLWVVVSTALTLDMSKNLLSGTLPASLEMWAAQIIDLSSNRFAGPVPRFPRNLQYLDLSRNNLSGTLPDFGAMVNLQTFALYNNSISGSIPFSLCLVQFLNILDLSGNMLSGELPTCKGDPSPYIFMVVLNLNSNNLSGVFPSPLQMSRDLVFLDLAYNQFSGNLPAWLGDKLPSLALLRLRSNNFSGNIPVQLAAIQGLQYIDLACNRISGQIPESIVNLSVMAGSNRYRHSLDGVDGYGISGFESEEYSVVSMAGEYMVGYMVTYSFNMSFTETTSVLTKGQQLELSKGIQYMVNIDLSCNNLTGQIPQGISALVALKSLNVSWNHLSGRIPNNIGDLKALESLDLSHNKLSEEIPSSISALTSLASFNLSYNNLSGTIPTGNQLQTLALDDPASMYIGNIGLCGPPLTKGCPGNGTRVDEPEQKDNGMVNSIYLSMIIGFIFGLWVVFCIMLLHKGLRYSYFAFIDYLYHTMCVHVVVTWKFLMRR; encoded by the coding sequence ATGGCTGCGGTGAGGTTCCTGCTTCTCCAAGGAACAGTCCTAGCCTGGCTGCTTCTGATCCTGCCCATGCCCTCAAGTTCCTCCCTTCAAGCTAAGAGCTCCAATGGGAGATGCATCACAAGTGAGAGGGATGCGCTGCTCTCATTAAAGGCCGGCTTATCAGATCCCGGGAACCAACTCTCATCATGGCAGGGAGAGGATTGCTGCCAGTGGAAGGGTGTTCACTGCAGCAACAGAACCAGCCATGTCGTTAAGCTCGATCTCCATGGTGACCGTGATTCTCCCTACGAACTGGGAGGTGAGATGAGCTCCTCCTTAGTTGGATTACAGCATCTTCAGTATTTAGACTTGAGTTGTAACAACTTCAGTAAGATGAGCTCCTCCTTAGTTGGATTACAGCATCTGAAGTATTTAAACTTGAGCCGTAATTACTTCAATAGTGCAATCCCAAAGTTTATTGGCTCCCTTAAAAGTCTTGAATACCTCGACCTTTCCTGGGCGGCATTTGGGGGGAGAGTGCCTCCGCAGCTAGGTAACCTATCCAAGCTCGCCTATCTTGATCTTAATTCAAATTACGGGGGCTTAAACTCGAGCTCTCTATACTCAGACAGCCTTACATGGGTGTCACATCTTTCCCTACTGAAGTATCTTGATATGAGCTCGTTGCATCTTAGCGCTGCAATAGACTGGATTCATGGAATTAGCAGCCTTCCGTCACTAGAAGTTCTTCATCTAAGTAACAGCCATCTAAGAAACACAAATACCATTCTCAGCCATTCTAATCTAACAGCACTTAAGGTATTGGACATCAGATGGAACTCCTTTCATGCTGCAATTTCTCCCAGTTGGTTTTGGCACATAAGGACATTGACTTATCTTGACCTCTCCTCGTGTGGCTTCCAAGGCCCAATTCCTTATGAGATGGGAAATATGACCTCACTTGAGCAAGTTTATATAGGTGACAACAATATTACGAGTATGATACCACCGAATTTGGAGAACCTATGTAACTTGAAAATTATGGATCTTTCATGGAGTAATATCACTGGGGATATAGGTGATTTGATGGACAGGCTTCCAAAATGTTCATGGAATAAGTTGTATGTGTTGGATTTTTCCGATAACAAATTGGGCGGGAACCTTCCAAATTGGTTACAGCCTCTAAAGAACCTGAGTTACTTAAATTTGTATGGTAACAATATCACGGGTCCTTTACCATTGTGGATAGGAGGGCTTAACAATTTGACTATATTAAATCTTGGTTCTAACCGGCTGGTTGGTGAAATAAATGAAGAGCACTTGGAAGCATTGACAAATTTACAAGTACTACAAATGTCTGATAACTCTCTTTCCATGAGGGTACACTCGAATTGGATTCCTTCATTCAAATTAAAGGTGGCCGGTTTCAGGTCATGCCAGCTTGGACCTGCGTTCCCATCATGGATTAGATGGCAAACGAGTATCGATGTTCTTGACATTTCAAATGCAACCATACATGACAATGTACCGGATTGGTTGTGGGTCGTAGTTTCAACAGCTTTGACTTTGGACATGTCAAAAAATTTATTAAGTGGCACATTACCAGCAAGTCTTGAAATGTGGGCGGCACAAATCATTGACCTTAGTAGTAACAGATTTGCAGGTCCAGTTCCACGTTTTCCAAGAAATTTACAGTATCTTGACCTCTCCAGAAACAATTTATCAGGAACACTACCAGATTTTGGAGCCATGGTGAATTTACAAACTTTTGCTCTTTACAACAATTCAATTTCTGGCAGTATACCATTTTCGCTGTGCCTCGTGCAATTCTTGAATATACTAGACCTATCAGGAAACATGTTATCAGGAGAGTTGCCCACTTGCAAAGGAGATCCTAGTCCGTACATATTTATGGTTGTACTCAACTTAAATAGCAATAATCTTTCAGGAGTTTTCCCGTCACCTCTTCAGATGTCCCGAGATTTAGTTTTCCTTGATCTTGCATATAACCAATTCTCTGGGAATTTGCCAGCATGGTTAGGAGATAAGTTGCCATCCCTAGCATTGCTACGACTGCGGTCCAATAACTTTTCTGGCAATATTCCCGTTCAACTTGCAGCGATTCAAGGGCTTCAATATATTGACCTTGCATGTAACCGCATTTCTGGTCAAATACCTGAGTCCATAGTGAACTTGAGTGTAATGGCTGGCTCCAACAGATATAGGCATTCCCTTGATGGAGTAGACGGATATGGAATAAGCGGCTTCGAATCAGAGGAGTATTCGGTGGTCTCCATGGCAGGGGAGTATATGGTGGGCTACATGGTAACTTATAGTTTCAATATGTCCTTTACAGAGACCACGTCAGTTCTAACCAAAGGGCAACAGCTTGAATTATCTAAAGGAATCCAGTATATGGTAAATATTGATTTATCATGTAACAATTTGACTGGACAAATTCCTCAAGGCATTAGTGCTCTGGTTGCTTTGAAAAGCTTGAATGTTTCTTGGAATCATTTAAGCGGGAGAATTCCCAATAACATTGGTGACCTCAAGGCATTGGAGTCCCTCGACTTGTCACATAATAAGCTATCTGAGGAGATCCCTTCAAGCATATCAGCTCTAACTTCTTTGGCCAGCTTCAACCTCTCGTATAACAATCTAAGCGGAACAATACCAACAGGGAATCAACTTCAGACGCTAGCACTTGATGACCCAGCATCAATGTATATTGGAAACATTGGTTTATGTGGGCCTCCACTCACAAAGGGGTGCCCTGGAAATGGAACAAGAGTTGATGAGCCTGAGCAGAAGGACAATGGGATGGTGAACTCCATCTACCTGAGCATGATTATTGGGTTCATCTTTGGCCTTTGGGTGGTGTTCTGCATTATGTTGTTACATAAGGGACTGCGGTATTCCTATTTCGCCTTTATTGATTACTTGTATCACACGATGTGCGTGCATGTGGTTGTCACTTGGAAGTTCTTGATGAGAAggtaa